The Doryrhamphus excisus isolate RoL2022-K1 chromosome 1, RoL_Dexc_1.0, whole genome shotgun sequence genome includes a window with the following:
- the LOC131126437 gene encoding ATP-dependent RNA helicase DHX15, which translates to MSKRHRLDLGDDYASKKRSEGRDRDSDRDRGDHSRDRDRDRDRDRDRDRDRERDVKPSIVPPKSTQPAIIAMPQLKQMAMQQQINPFTNLPHTPRYYEILKKRLQLPVWEYKDSFSDIITRHQSFVLVGETGSGKTTQIPQWCVDMVRSLPGPKRAVACTQPRRVAAMSVAQRVADEMDVMLGQEVGYSIRFEDCSSAKTILKYMTDGMLLREAMNDPLLERYGVIILDEAHERTLATDILMGVLKEVVRQRSDLKVIVMSATLDAGKFQVYFDSCPLLTIPGRTHPVEIFYTPEPERDYLEAAIRTVIQIHMCEEDEGDCLLFLTGQEEIDEACKRIKREVDDLGPEVGDIKIIPLYSTLPPQQQQRIFEPPPPRKPNGAIGRKVVVSTNIAETSLTIDGVVFVIDPGFAKQKVYNPRIRVESLLVTAISKASAQQRAGRAGRTRPGKCFRLYTEKAYKTEMQDNTYPEILRSNLGSVVLQLKKLGIDDLVHFDFMDPPAPETLMRALELLNYLAALNDDGDLTELGSMMAEFPLDPQLAKMVIASCEFNCSNEILSITAMLSVPQCFVRPTEAKKAADESKMRFAHIDGDHLTLLNVYHAFKQNHEANQWCYDNFVNYRSLMSADNVRQQLSRIMDRFNLPRRSTEFTSRDYYINIRRALCTGFFMQVAHLERTGHYLTVKDNQVVQLHPSTVLDHKPEWVLYNEFVLTTKNYIRTCTDIKPEWLVKIAPQYYEMSNFPQCEAKRQLERIIAKLESKEYSQY; encoded by the exons ATGTCCAAAAGACATCGTTTGGATTTGGGTGATGACTACGCCAGCAAGAAGCGGTCTGAAGG GCGTGACCGAGACTCAGACCGAGACCGTGGGGATCATTCCAGGGACAGGGACAGAGACCGAGACCGTGATcgtgacagagacagagaccGCGAAAGAGACGTGAAGCCTTCCATTGTGCCACCCAAAAGCACACAGCCAGCCATCATCGCCATGCCTCAGCTAAAGCAGATGGCCATGCAGCAGCAGATCAATCCCTTCACGAACCTGCCGCACACGCCGCGCTATTATGAAATCCTGAAAAAAAGGTTACAGCTTCCCGTGTGGGAGTACAAGGACAGCTTCAGCGATATCATCACGCGCCATCAGAGCTTTGTCCTTGTGGGAGAGACAGGCTCTGGAAAGACGACACAG ATCCCTCAGTGGTGTGTGGACATGGTGAGGAGCCTGCCTGGGCCAAAAAGGGCTGTGGCCTGTACTCAACCAAGGAGAGTGGCGGCAATGAGCGTGGCCCAAAGAGTGGCAGACGAAATGGATGTCATGCtcggacaggaagtgggctACTCCATCCGATTTGAAGACTGTAGCTCTGCTAAAACAATACTGAA GTACATGACGGACGGTATGTTGCTAAGAGAGGCCATGAACGACCCATTGCTGGAGCGATACGGAGTGATCATTTTAGACGAAGCCCACGAGCGAACACTGGCCACTGATATTCTGATGGGAGTGCTGAAGGAGGTGGTGCGGCAACGATCAGATCTGAAG GTTATTGTTATGAGTGCCACATTGGATGCCGGGAAGTTCCAGGTGTACTTTGACAGCTGCCCCCTGCTGACCATTCCTGGTCGCACACACCCAGTGGAGATCTTCTACACACCTGAGCCAGAGCGAGACTACCTTGAGGCCGCCATTCGCACCGTCATCCAGATTCACATGTGTGAGGAAGATGAGGGTGATTGTCTTCTCTTTCTCACAGGTCAAGAG GAAATTGATGAAGCGTGCAAACGCATCAAGCGTGAGGTCGATGACCTTGGCCCTGAAGTTGGAGACATCAAAATCATTCCATTGTATTCCACATTACCgccacagcagcagcaaagGATCTTCGAGCCACCACCTCCAAGGAAGCCCAATGGTGCAATAGGAAGAAAG GTTGTGGTGTCAACAAACATTGCTGAGACTTCTCTGACAATTGACGGCGTCGTGTTTGTTATTGATCCCGGCTTCGCCAAACAGAAG GTGTACAACCCCCGCATCAGAGTGGAGTCTTTGCTGGTCACCGCCATCAGTAAGGCGTCTGCCCAACAGAGGGCGGGACGAGCTGGCAGAACCCGTCCAGGGAAATGCTTCCGCCTCTACACGGAAAAAGCCTATAAAACGGAGATGCAG GATAACACGTACCCAGAAATCCTGCGTTCCAACTTGGGGTCAGTGGTCTTGCAGCTGAAAAAGCTGGGCATTGATGACCTTGTGCACTTTGACTTCATGGATCCACCAG CTCCCGAAACACTGATGAGAGCCCTGGAGCTGCTCAACTATTTGGCCGCCCTCAACGATGACGGTGACTTGACCGAGCTGGGTTCCATGATGGCGGAGTTCCCTTTGGACCCCCAACTGGCCAAGATGGTCATCGCTAGCTGCGAGTTCAACTGCTCCAACGAGATCCTTTCCATTACTGCCATGCTGTCAG TCCCACAGTGTTTTGTGCGCCCTACGGAGGCCAAGAAGGCGGCGGATGAGTCCAAGATGAGGTTCGCCCACATCGACGGCGACCACCTGACTCTACTCAACGTGTACCACGCCTTCAAGCAAA ACCACGAGGCTAACCAGTGGTGCTATGACAACTTCGTCAACTACCGCTCGTTGAtgtctgccgacaacgtgcggCAGCAGCTGTCCAGGATCATGGACCGCTTCAACCTGCCCCGCAGGAGCACTGAGTTCACCAGTCGAGATTACTACATCAACATCCGCAGGGCGCTCTGCACCGGCTTCTTCATGCAG GTTGCGCATCTGGAGCGCACGGGTCATTACCTCACAGTCAAAGACAACCAAGTGGTCCAACTGCACCCATCTACAGTCCTGGACCACAAGCCTGAATGGGTGCTCTACAACGAGTTTGTCCTCACCACCAAAAACTACATTCGCACTTGCACAGATATTAAACCAGAATG GTTGGTGAAGATTGCTCCCCAGTACTATGAAATGAGTAACTTCCCACAATGTGAAGCTAAAAGACAGCTGGAGCGAATCATTGCCAAATTAGAGAGCAAAGAGTATTCCCAGTACTAA
- the cygb2 gene encoding cytoglobin-2, producing the protein MSRRESPPLPRNQEQLLGVRRREVDCNDRPERTEPLSDSEREIIQDTWGHVYKNCEDVGVSVLIRFFVNFPSAKQYFSQFQDMDDPEEMERSCQLRHHARRVMNAINTVVENLNDPEKMSSVLALVGKAHAIKHKVEPMYFKILSGVMLEVLSEDFPEFFTAEVQMVWTKLMGAVYWHVTGAYTDVGWLQVSSSAV; encoded by the exons ATGTCTCGCAGGGAGTCTCCGCCGCTGCCTCGGAACCAGGAGCAGCTGCTGGGAGTGAGGAGGCGGGAGGTGGACTGCAACGATCGTCCGGAGCGCACCGAGCCACTGTCTGACTCAGAGAGGGAGATCATCCaggacacttgggggcatgtcTACAAGAACTGTGAAGATGTGGGAGTGTCAGTCCTCATAAG GTTCTTTGTGAACTTCCCCTCTGCCAAACAGTACTTCAGCCAATTCCAAGACATGGACGACCCCGAGGAGATGGAGCGTAGCTGCCAGCTTCGACACCACGCCCGCAGGGTGATGAACGCCATCAATACTGTGGTGGAGAACCTCAATGACCCGGAGAAAATGTCATCAGTGCTGGCCCTGGTGGGAAAGGCTCATGCTATTAAACACAAGGTGGAACCAATGTACTTTAAG ATTTTGAGTGGAGTGATGCTGGAGGTGCTGTCTGAAGACTTTCCAGAATTCTTCACGGCGGAAGTGCAGATGGTGTGGACCAAACTAATGGGTGCGGTGTACTGGCATGTGACCGGGGCCTACACAGATGTGGGCTGGCTCCAAGTGTCCAGCTCGGCTGTGTGA